AATGACCCGGATTTCGTTATACGCATCCTGCTCCGACTGCGATTGCTCTTCGAGACGTTTGAGAATATCTCGAGTGCCATCTGTGCTGCCATCATCGACGAGTACCAGCTCCTTGCGAATGGGCACTGCTTTGACCTGGCTGATCAGGTTCTCTACCGTCTTTTGTTCATTGAAAATCGGGATTACGACCGACAGTAGAAAATCTTGCGGGATCGGATAGAAGCCTAACTGACGGCAGCCCGCCTCACCCAGGGACGACTTCAGTGATTCGTACCATTCGGTCGTGTAAGGATAGCCGTGCTCATCAGACTGTGGAAAACGTGCGATAGACGATGGTTCCATGATCAACTTTTAGTCGTAAAAGGGTTGTCGGTTTGGGATTAATCGGTTCTATTCTGTATTATAAGTCGTAAATAGCATCTGCAAGAGTAGTTTCTGTTTCGTTTTCGCATTCACTGGTGGATATGTGAAATGGAGCGGTTTACATTATCCATACCGTCAGGCTGATGTTCATTATTGCGACGGTAATGACGAAAATATCGATTTTCTGATCCCAAAGCATTGAGGCGCCCCAATGAAACCAACTCAGATTTTGTTCACTGACGTGAGTTCTCAGACCTGGATCGAGAAGGTCCATCTGAATTCAGAGAGTCACCCTGAGTTTTCAAAGCAATCAGATTGGTCTGTTGACAAACGACCATTGCATGGAGGTCCATCTGAGGGAGTAGACCTGATTGAAGTCAATAACGGGCGTTTAAAGCTCAATATCATCCCTACCAGGGGTATGGGAGTCTGGAACGGGATATTTGATGAGATCCCTCTCGGTTGGAATTCCCCTGTCAAAGCTCCGGTCAATCCTGCATTGGTTAACCTCTCAGAACGGGGAGGTCTGGGCTGGCTGAGTGGATTTAATGAACTGATTTGTCGATGTGGGCTGATTTCCATGGGCCCCCCTGGAACAGATGATGGCGGCAACCCGCTTGAGTCGGAACTGACTCTGCATGGTCGCATCGCGAATACTCCTGCCCATTTTGTCTCAGTCGAACTGGATCCTGCAGACGGGGGATGGATACGAATCACCGGACGCATGACAGAGGGCATGCTGTTTGGCAGCCAGTTGCAGTTGGAATCAACCCTGGAGACTCAATTGGGCTCTGAATCATTTACAATCAGAGACCAGGTTAAGAATGTTGGTGCCAGTGACGCAGAATCCGAACTGCTTTATCACATCAATGTGGGGGCACCATTTCTAGAAGCTGGAGCTCAATTCGCGATCCCTTTTGAAGAAATGGCTCCACGCGATCCCCGTGCTGCAGAGGGTGTTACGGCTTACCAGACCTATCTGGGGCCGACTCCAGGTTATGCTGAACAAGCCTACTATTTTAAACCCATCGCCGACGAGCAGGGGCTTACCCCTGCCTTGCTGTCTGGTAGAGAGGGTGGAATAGGGTTTCTGGTGGAGTTCGTGCAGGCGAAACTACCCTGTTTTACGCTCTGGAAAAATACTCAACCCGAAGCCGCTGGCTATGTGACTGGCCTGGAACCTGGCATCAATTACCCTAATTTTCGTGCTACAGAACGGGAACAGGGGCGGCTTAAGGCATTACAGCCCGGTGAGAGTTATGAGGCAGAATTCAAAATCTCCATTTTGAATAATTCAGATTCGGTTGATGCCATCCGCCAGAAAATCACGAAACTAAGTCAACAGAGTCCGTCTGTGGTACACGAGTCGCCACATCCCCGGTTTTCCTGACATTTAATCAGGGTGAAATTGAATTCCGACTCAATTTTGGTGAAAAATCGAAGAAATCAGCGATTTCATCACTTTCTGCCTCCTATATGGCTGGAATTAAATGAAAACCTTCTGATATATTTGCCGGACTGATCTGCTTTATGCCTTGATTAATGCGTTGGGCATTGACCATGAAGTCAGACAGATGGTTTTGGAGAAGTTGGTATTCACTGGAACGTTGCGGGAGATTCTCTGATCTCTTCGCTTTTTTTTTAGATTGTCGGTTCCGGTTTGAAGGCAAGTTGACAGCCCTGTAGAGGCCCGCATCTGTCGAATATGATGCGATGATGTCAATAAAGAGACGCTTTTAAGCTTGTGAAATAGAACCTTGCTCTGTTTCCGCTGACATCAGAAAACCATGACTTCCAGTCGTGATATGAATTTCGAAATCACAAGTGTAGTTGGATTTTTTTTAGTATGGTTGATCGTAACTTAATTCGAGAGTTTGGTATTTCTGACGAAGACCTGGATGCTGCATTCGCCGAGGTCATGCCCGAAGTTGAAGCGGGTGAAGAAGGTGATGAGAATGATTGGGTGCTGGATGATGTCTACGCATCGGTTTCCATTGCCTATGATGTGAATCAGATCATCGACGGGGTGGTCTTGAGTGTCGACGGTGAAGAGGTTCTCGTTGACATCGGATTCAAGAGTGAAGGTGTCGTACATATTGACGAATGGTCCGAAGAGGAAGAACCTCCTAAGGCCGGTGATAAAGTACAGGTCCTGCTCGAAGAGGTCGAAGATGAGTTCGGCCTGACCATGCTCTCCAAACGCAAAGCAGACCGGATTCGCGAATGGGAAAAGGTCATCGCAACCCACGCCGAAGGCGATGTGGTTTCTGGTACCGTGGTTCGCAAAATCAAAGGTGGTTTGCTGATCAATATCGGCGTGAACGTCTTCCTGCCAGCCAGCCAGGTCGATATTCGTCGTCCCTCTGATATCGCCAACTACATTGGTCGTACAATTGAGTGTGTGATCCTCAAAATCGACGAAGCCCGTCGTAATATTGTGGTTTCACGTCGTAAGCTCATCGAAGAAAAACGCGAAAAGCTCAAACAGGACCTGCTCAGCAAAATCGAAGAAGGTCAGATCGTCAAAGGAGTTGTCAAGAACATCGCCGACTTTGGTGCCTTCGTCGACCTGGGTGGTATCGATGGTCTGCTGCACATTACTGACATGAGCTGGGGCCGTATCAATCATCCGACTGAGATCGTTAAGATTGATGACGAAATCGAAGTCATGATCCTGAGCGTCGATCGCGACAAAGAAAAGATCGCTCTGGGCCTCAAGCAGAAATCACCGAGCCCCTGGGAACTGGTCGAATCCAAATATCCCGTGGGAACCAAGGTTACCGGCACGGTTGTCAATGTCATGTCTTACGGTGCCTTTGTGAAACTGGAAGACGGGATTGAAGGTCTGGTTCACATCAGTGAAATGTCCTGGACCAAACGCATCAACCACCCCAGCGAACTGGTCAATATCGGTGACGAAGTCGAAGTTGTGGTTCTGGGCGTGAACAAAGACAAGCAGGAAATCTCTCTGGGTATGAAGCAGACTCAGTCCAATCCCTGGGACGAAGTCACCAAGAAATACCCCGAAGGTGCCAAGGTCAAAGGGACTGTTCGCAACCTTACCAACTACGGTGCATTCATCGAGCTGGAAGAAGGTGTCGACGGTCTGTTGCACGTGAGCGACATGTCCTGGACCCGTAAGATTTCACACGCCAGTGAAGTAATGAAGAAAGGCGATGAAATCGAGTGTCTGGTAATTTCTGTGGACGAAGAACGCAAGCGGATTGCCTTGGGCCTGAAGCAGCTTTCTTCGGATCCCTGGGAAACCGACATTCCTCAGAAATACCAGCCAGGTGCAATCGTGCAGGGTGT
The genomic region above belongs to Gimesia chilikensis and contains:
- a CDS encoding aldose 1-epimerase family protein gives rise to the protein MKPTQILFTDVSSQTWIEKVHLNSESHPEFSKQSDWSVDKRPLHGGPSEGVDLIEVNNGRLKLNIIPTRGMGVWNGIFDEIPLGWNSPVKAPVNPALVNLSERGGLGWLSGFNELICRCGLISMGPPGTDDGGNPLESELTLHGRIANTPAHFVSVELDPADGGWIRITGRMTEGMLFGSQLQLESTLETQLGSESFTIRDQVKNVGASDAESELLYHINVGAPFLEAGAQFAIPFEEMAPRDPRAAEGVTAYQTYLGPTPGYAEQAYYFKPIADEQGLTPALLSGREGGIGFLVEFVQAKLPCFTLWKNTQPEAAGYVTGLEPGINYPNFRATEREQGRLKALQPGESYEAEFKISILNNSDSVDAIRQKITKLSQQSPSVVHESPHPRFS
- the rpsA gene encoding 30S ribosomal protein S1, with product MVDRNLIREFGISDEDLDAAFAEVMPEVEAGEEGDENDWVLDDVYASVSIAYDVNQIIDGVVLSVDGEEVLVDIGFKSEGVVHIDEWSEEEEPPKAGDKVQVLLEEVEDEFGLTMLSKRKADRIREWEKVIATHAEGDVVSGTVVRKIKGGLLINIGVNVFLPASQVDIRRPSDIANYIGRTIECVILKIDEARRNIVVSRRKLIEEKREKLKQDLLSKIEEGQIVKGVVKNIADFGAFVDLGGIDGLLHITDMSWGRINHPTEIVKIDDEIEVMILSVDRDKEKIALGLKQKSPSPWELVESKYPVGTKVTGTVVNVMSYGAFVKLEDGIEGLVHISEMSWTKRINHPSELVNIGDEVEVVVLGVNKDKQEISLGMKQTQSNPWDEVTKKYPEGAKVKGTVRNLTNYGAFIELEEGVDGLLHVSDMSWTRKISHASEVMKKGDEIECLVISVDEERKRIALGLKQLSSDPWETDIPQKYQPGAIVQGVVTKITNFGVFVELEDELEGLLHISELADHKVENPEDIVKVGETLDVKILRVDTDDRKIGLSRKLEEPIEEEAAAGESSEVTSTPRKELMGGTGGDAPLFTMPSESAEPSKEEDSSEE